One Pseudomonas rhizophila DNA window includes the following coding sequences:
- a CDS encoding heavy metal translocating P-type ATPase: MSESTLFDLPIAGMTCASCAGRVERALSNVTGASAVSVNLATEQARIQAPEGSLPALMQAVEQAGYSVPVQTLELSIEGMTCASCVGRVERALSKVAGVNRVSVNLANERAHLDLLGRVDPQTLIDAVKGAGYDASVWQAEQPHDAQSNRLNRERLALVLAILLSVPLVLPMLLQPFGVHWMLPAWVQFALATPVQFIFGARFYIAAYKAVRAGAGNMDLLVALGTSAGYGLSIYEWAIARPGSMPHLYFEASAVVIALVLLGKYLESRAKRQTASAIRALEALRPERAIQVIDGQERDVAISALRLNDRVLVKPGERFPVDGEVLEGQSHADEALISGESLPVPKQPGDKVTGGAINGEGRLLVRTLALGTETVLARIIRLVEDAQAAKAPIQKLVDKVSQVFVPVVLVLALATLIGWWLYGAPLETALINAVAVLVIACPCALGLATPTAIMAGTGVAARHGILIKDAEALERAHEVDTVVFDKTGTLTSGTPRIAHLSALDGDEDKLLQMAGALQRGSEHPLAKAVLDACAERGLVVPDINDSQSLTGRGIAGSLDGQRLALGNRRLLDELGLAPGSLSESAQAWETEGRTLSWLIEQNATPRVLGLFAFGDTLKPGALAAVHALNERHIGSHLLTGDNRGSARVVAEALGIANVHAEVLPADKSAIVQQLKTHAVVAMVGDGINDAPALAAADIGIAMGGGTDVAMHAAGITLMRGDPRLVPAALEISRKTYAKIRQNLFWAFVYNLIGIPLAAFGFLNPVLAGAAMALSSVSVVSNALLLKLWTPKHLEDKR; encoded by the coding sequence ATGTCTGAATCCACCCTTTTCGATCTGCCGATTGCCGGGATGACCTGTGCCAGCTGCGCCGGGCGGGTCGAGCGCGCCTTGAGCAACGTCACAGGGGCCAGCGCCGTCAGCGTGAACCTGGCGACCGAACAGGCGCGGATCCAGGCGCCCGAGGGCAGCCTGCCAGCCTTGATGCAGGCCGTCGAACAGGCCGGCTACAGTGTCCCCGTCCAGACGCTGGAACTGTCCATCGAGGGAATGACCTGTGCCTCATGCGTCGGCCGGGTCGAGCGTGCCCTGAGCAAAGTCGCCGGGGTGAACCGTGTCAGCGTCAACCTCGCCAACGAACGGGCCCACCTGGACTTGCTCGGCCGGGTCGACCCGCAAACCCTGATCGATGCGGTCAAGGGCGCCGGTTATGACGCCAGTGTCTGGCAGGCCGAGCAACCCCATGACGCACAAAGCAATCGCCTGAATCGCGAGCGCCTGGCCTTGGTGCTGGCGATTTTGCTGTCCGTACCGTTAGTGCTGCCCATGCTTTTGCAACCGTTTGGCGTGCATTGGATGCTGCCGGCCTGGGTTCAATTCGCTTTGGCGACGCCGGTGCAGTTCATTTTCGGTGCGCGCTTCTATATCGCGGCCTACAAGGCCGTGCGTGCCGGGGCCGGGAACATGGATCTGCTGGTGGCCCTGGGCACCAGCGCGGGTTATGGCTTGAGCATTTATGAATGGGCCATTGCCCGCCCTGGCAGCATGCCGCACCTGTATTTCGAGGCCTCGGCCGTGGTGATTGCCCTGGTATTGCTCGGCAAATACCTGGAAAGCCGCGCCAAGCGCCAAACCGCAAGTGCTATCCGCGCCCTCGAAGCCTTGCGACCGGAGCGGGCGATTCAGGTCATTGACGGGCAGGAGCGGGACGTCGCCATCAGCGCCCTGCGCTTGAATGATCGGGTGCTGGTCAAACCCGGCGAACGCTTCCCGGTGGATGGCGAAGTGCTGGAAGGCCAGAGTCACGCTGACGAAGCCTTGATCAGTGGCGAAAGCCTGCCGGTGCCCAAACAGCCCGGCGACAAGGTGACGGGCGGTGCCATCAACGGCGAAGGCCGCCTGCTGGTGCGCACCCTGGCCCTGGGCACGGAAACCGTCCTGGCGCGCATCATCCGCCTGGTGGAAGACGCCCAGGCGGCCAAGGCCCCCATTCAAAAGCTGGTGGATAAAGTCAGCCAGGTCTTCGTGCCGGTCGTGCTGGTGCTGGCATTGGCGACGTTGATCGGCTGGTGGTTGTATGGCGCCCCCCTGGAGACGGCACTGATCAACGCTGTCGCCGTGCTGGTGATCGCCTGCCCGTGCGCCCTCGGTCTGGCGACACCCACGGCAATCATGGCCGGCACCGGGGTGGCTGCCCGCCATGGAATCCTGATCAAGGATGCCGAGGCCTTGGAGCGCGCCCATGAAGTCGACACCGTGGTGTTCGACAAGACCGGAACCTTGACTTCCGGCACACCACGCATCGCCCACTTGAGCGCTCTGGACGGTGACGAAGACAAGCTGCTGCAAATGGCCGGCGCCCTGCAACGCGGCAGCGAACACCCCCTCGCCAAGGCGGTGCTGGATGCGTGTGCGGAGCGCGGCCTGGTTGTCCCGGACATCAACGACAGCCAGTCGCTGACCGGACGCGGTATTGCCGGCAGCCTGGACGGACAGCGTCTGGCCCTCGGTAACCGACGTTTGCTGGACGAACTGGGCCTGGCCCCCGGTTCGCTGAGCGAGTCGGCCCAGGCCTGGGAGACCGAGGGCCGAACCCTGTCCTGGCTGATTGAGCAAAACGCAACGCCACGGGTGCTGGGCCTGTTCGCTTTCGGCGACACACTCAAGCCCGGCGCCCTGGCGGCCGTACACGCCCTGAATGAACGCCATATCGGCAGCCACCTGCTGACTGGCGACAACCGCGGCAGTGCCCGGGTGGTGGCCGAGGCATTGGGCATCGCCAACGTTCATGCCGAAGTACTGCCGGCCGACAAGTCCGCCATCGTCCAACAGTTGAAGACCCATGCGGTGGTGGCCATGGTAGGCGACGGCATCAACGACGCCCCGGCCCTCGCCGCCGCGGACATTGGCATTGCCATGGGCGGCGGCACCGACGTGGCAATGCACGCCGCCGGTATTACCCTCATGCGCGGTGATCCACGGCTAGTGCCCGCGGCGCTGGAGATCAGCCGCAAGACCTACGCCAAGATCCGTCAGAACCTGTTCTGGGCA
- a CDS encoding heavy-metal-associated domain-containing protein, which translates to MQTFNVQGMSCGHCVKAITEAVQAKDPAAQVQIDLGARTVQVQSSLSVDAVLQAIKEEGYEASPA; encoded by the coding sequence ATGCAAACATTCAATGTTCAGGGAATGTCCTGCGGTCACTGCGTCAAGGCCATCACCGAGGCTGTGCAGGCCAAGGATCCGGCGGCGCAGGTGCAGATCGATCTGGGCGCCAGGACCGTTCAGGTCCAGAGTTCGTTGTCGGTCGATGCCGTGCTCCAAGCCATTAAAGAGGAGGGGTACGAGGCCAGTCCCGCCTGA
- a CDS encoding multidrug effflux MFS transporter — MNFRTILILGALSAFGPLAIDFYLPAFPAMATAFGTDENHIQLTLAAYFLGLSIGQLAYGPVADRFGRRIPLLTGVGLFTLASLACAYAPSLEWLIGARFVQALGGCAGMVISRAVVSDKCDAVGSAKVFSQLMLVMGLAPILAPMLGGLLVNLHGWQSIFIALTLFSALAATAVALWLPESLPAHVPRQPLSGALRQYGRLLTDTVYLGHALTGGIAIAGMFAYIAGSPFVFIKLYGVPAEHFGWLFGTNAAGFILVAQVNARLLSKRGPAFLLSRAVWVYLAAGLCLLAVSSLHPERLWPLLIPLFICIASLGCILPNASACAMSGQGARAGSASAMLGCLQFSVAAGAAALVAALHDGSAVPMAMVISLCGLLVVGAAMLTRRLQQARTLAQASGQD; from the coding sequence ATGAACTTCCGTACCATTCTGATTCTTGGCGCCTTGAGCGCATTCGGTCCCTTGGCGATCGATTTCTATCTGCCGGCTTTCCCGGCCATGGCGACCGCCTTCGGCACCGACGAAAATCACATCCAACTGACTTTGGCGGCTTATTTCCTCGGATTGTCCATCGGGCAGTTGGCCTATGGGCCGGTGGCGGATCGCTTCGGCCGGCGCATTCCATTGCTGACGGGCGTCGGTCTGTTCACCCTGGCTTCTCTGGCCTGTGCCTATGCGCCGAGTCTGGAATGGCTGATCGGTGCCCGTTTCGTCCAGGCCCTGGGCGGATGCGCCGGCATGGTGATTTCCCGGGCGGTGGTCAGCGACAAATGCGACGCGGTGGGCTCGGCCAAGGTGTTCTCGCAACTGATGCTGGTGATGGGGCTGGCGCCGATCCTCGCGCCGATGCTTGGCGGGCTGTTGGTGAACCTGCATGGCTGGCAATCGATCTTCATTGCCCTGACGCTGTTCAGCGCACTGGCGGCGACGGCCGTGGCATTGTGGCTGCCGGAAAGTCTGCCGGCCCATGTGCCGCGTCAACCATTGTCCGGGGCGTTGCGCCAATATGGTCGACTGTTGACCGACACGGTCTACCTCGGGCATGCCTTGACGGGAGGCATCGCTATCGCCGGGATGTTTGCCTACATTGCCGGTTCGCCTTTCGTCTTCATCAAGCTCTACGGTGTGCCGGCCGAACACTTCGGCTGGCTGTTCGGAACCAACGCGGCGGGTTTTATCCTGGTGGCACAGGTCAACGCCCGGTTGTTGTCCAAACGTGGGCCGGCATTCCTGCTGTCGCGCGCGGTGTGGGTCTATCTCGCCGCCGGGCTGTGTTTGTTGGCGGTCAGTTCCTTGCACCCTGAGCGGTTGTGGCCGTTATTGATTCCGCTGTTCATTTGCATCGCCAGCCTGGGTTGCATCCTGCCCAATGCCTCGGCTTGCGCCATGAGTGGGCAGGGTGCTCGTGCCGGTAGCGCGTCGGCGATGCTGGGATGCCTGCAGTTTTCCGTGGCCGCCGGTGCCGCCGCATTGGTGGCGGCGCTGCACGATGGCAGTGCCGTGCCGATGGCGATGGTCATCAGCCTTTGCGGGTTATTGGTGGTGGGTGCAGCGATGCTGACCCGCCGCCTGCAACAGGCCCGGACACTGGCACAAGCCAGTGGCCAGGACTGA
- a CDS encoding zinc-binding alcohol dehydrogenase family protein translates to MKAIAYYHSLPITDPQSLQDIELPEPTAGPRDLLVEVKAISVNPVDTKIRQNVQPEDGAAKVLGWDVAGVVKAVGNEVTLFKAGDKVFYAGSIARAGGNSQLHVVDERIVGQMPKTLGFAEAAALPLTAITAWELLFERLQIQEGQEDQGQSLLIVGAAGGVGSILTQLASQLTALKVIGSASRPQTQDWVRGLGADLVVDHSHPLSDVLKQAGQAQVTHVASLTHTDLHLDQLVEALAPQGKLALIDDPKALDVTKLKRKSLSLHWEFMYTRSLFETADMIEQHNLLNRVAALIDAGTLQTTVGEHFGTINAENLRRAHALLESGKAKGKIVLEGF, encoded by the coding sequence ATGAAAGCCATCGCCTACTACCATTCGTTACCGATCACCGACCCGCAATCGCTGCAGGACATTGAACTGCCGGAACCCACCGCCGGCCCTCGGGACCTGCTGGTGGAAGTCAAAGCCATTTCGGTCAACCCGGTCGACACGAAAATTCGCCAGAACGTCCAGCCTGAAGACGGCGCAGCCAAAGTGCTGGGTTGGGACGTGGCCGGCGTGGTCAAGGCGGTGGGCAATGAGGTCACGCTGTTCAAGGCGGGCGACAAAGTGTTCTACGCCGGCTCCATTGCCCGCGCCGGCGGCAACAGCCAATTGCATGTGGTGGATGAACGTATCGTCGGCCAGATGCCCAAGACGCTCGGTTTCGCCGAAGCCGCTGCCCTGCCGCTGACGGCCATTACCGCGTGGGAATTGCTGTTCGAGCGCCTGCAAATCCAGGAAGGCCAGGAAGATCAGGGGCAAAGCCTGTTGATCGTCGGCGCTGCAGGAGGTGTCGGCTCGATACTGACGCAACTGGCCAGCCAGCTCACCGCACTGAAAGTGATTGGCAGCGCTTCCCGGCCGCAGACACAGGACTGGGTAAGAGGCCTGGGTGCCGATCTGGTCGTGGACCATAGCCATCCGCTGAGCGATGTATTAAAGCAGGCAGGCCAGGCTCAGGTGACCCATGTCGCCAGCCTGACCCACACCGATCTGCATCTGGATCAATTGGTGGAAGCCCTGGCGCCCCAAGGCAAACTGGCGCTGATCGATGATCCCAAGGCGCTGGATGTGACCAAGCTCAAGCGCAAGAGCCTGTCGTTGCATTGGGAGTTCATGTACACCCGCTCGCTGTTCGAAACGGCGGACATGATTGAGCAACATAACCTGCTCAACCGCGTCGCCGCGCTAATCGATGCCGGCACATTGCAGACCACCGTGGGCGAGCACTTTGGCACCATCAACGCCGAAAACCTGCGCCGGGCCCATGCCCTGCTGGAAAGCGGAAAAGCCAAAGGCAAGATTGTGCTTGAAGGTTTCTAA
- a CDS encoding LysR family transcriptional regulator translates to MFRFDDLQLFVRAADLGSLSAAARVMDLSAAVASAALKRIEQHLGARLLARSTRSLRLTAEGEGFLEYARAALSSLDEGRRLLTSGQDQVSGVLQLSAPSDLGRNLLLPWLDAFQEEHPGLTVRLLLGDRIADLFKQPVDVALRYGKPEDSSLVALPVAPDNRRVLCASPSYLARHGEPVQLEQLAQHNCLLYMLGTRVHDRWRFHDGKREMSLTVSGDRFSDDADVVRRWAVAGAGIAYKSWLDVSTDVLAGRLKILLPHLQCERAPLNLLCAHRAQLSKPINLLREMLKLRCGRLTAQFALSTGDDH, encoded by the coding sequence ATGTTTCGATTCGACGACTTGCAGTTGTTCGTCCGGGCCGCAGACCTGGGCAGCCTGTCTGCCGCGGCCAGGGTCATGGACCTGTCGGCGGCGGTGGCCAGCGCCGCATTGAAGCGGATAGAACAACACTTGGGCGCCCGGCTGTTGGCGCGCTCTACCCGCAGTTTGCGCCTGACGGCCGAGGGCGAAGGCTTCCTTGAGTATGCCCGTGCGGCGCTGAGCAGCCTCGACGAAGGACGCAGGTTATTGACCAGCGGCCAGGATCAGGTCAGCGGGGTGTTGCAGTTGTCCGCCCCCTCGGACTTGGGACGCAACCTGCTGCTGCCCTGGCTGGACGCGTTCCAGGAGGAGCATCCGGGGCTGACCGTGCGACTGCTGCTGGGTGATCGCATCGCTGATCTGTTCAAGCAGCCGGTGGACGTCGCGTTGCGTTATGGCAAGCCGGAAGATTCGAGCCTGGTGGCCCTGCCGGTCGCGCCGGATAACCGCCGGGTGCTGTGTGCATCGCCCAGTTACCTGGCTCGGCATGGCGAACCTGTTCAGTTGGAGCAACTGGCCCAGCACAATTGCCTGTTGTACATGCTCGGCACGCGGGTTCATGACCGTTGGCGTTTTCATGACGGCAAACGGGAAATGAGCCTGACCGTCAGCGGCGACCGCTTCAGCGACGATGCCGATGTGGTGCGTCGCTGGGCGGTGGCAGGCGCGGGGATCGCTTACAAGTCCTGGCTGGACGTTTCAACCGATGTGTTGGCCGGACGTTTGAAAATCCTTCTGCCGCATCTGCAATGCGAACGCGCGCCGCTCAATCTGCTGTGTGCTCACCGAGCGCAACTGAGCAAACCCATCAATCTGCTGCGGGAAATGCTCAAGCTGCGTTGTGGCCGGTTGACGGCACAATTTGCCCTCTCGACGGGGGACGACCATTAG
- a CDS encoding ArsR/SmtB family transcription factor, translating into MEHAPCISQIATLLADPKRSAMMWALMDGTARQAEELALLAGLSPSSASAHLGRLSAGGLLKVEARGRKRFFRLAAPEIGAAVEALASATLASTPRQLPEVFKRGVMPGKAPSAPASLMRARLCEDHLGGTLAADLYQRLLDAGWIEQGDQRVIVTHKGANELAGHGLFIQALAHRNARTACACPDWSERRPHLGGALGAALLQLFMQSGWLSLPNDSRALQVTVLGQQEIHRFATQDTVEMAF; encoded by the coding sequence ATGGAACATGCACCTTGCATCAGCCAGATCGCCACGCTGCTGGCCGACCCAAAACGCAGCGCAATGATGTGGGCCTTGATGGACGGCACTGCGCGGCAGGCTGAAGAGCTGGCGTTGCTGGCCGGGCTGTCGCCGTCTTCGGCCAGCGCTCATCTGGGCCGTCTGTCCGCCGGTGGCCTGTTGAAAGTCGAAGCCCGTGGCCGCAAACGGTTTTTCCGCCTGGCGGCACCCGAGATCGGCGCTGCCGTCGAAGCGCTGGCCAGCGCGACCCTGGCCAGTACGCCGCGCCAGCTTCCGGAAGTCTTCAAGCGCGGAGTCATGCCGGGCAAGGCCCCGTCGGCTCCCGCTTCGTTGATGCGGGCCAGGCTTTGCGAAGACCATCTGGGTGGCACCCTGGCGGCCGACCTGTATCAGCGCCTGCTGGATGCCGGATGGATCGAGCAGGGCGACCAGCGGGTGATCGTGACTCACAAAGGTGCCAATGAGCTGGCCGGGCACGGCCTGTTCATCCAGGCGCTGGCCCACCGCAACGCCCGCACCGCTTGTGCCTGCCCGGACTGGAGCGAGCGACGTCCGCACCTGGGGGGCGCCTTGGGTGCTGCGTTGCTGCAACTGTTCATGCAGTCCGGTTGGCTGAGCTTGCCCAACGACTCCAGGGCCTTGCAGGTAACGGTGCTTGGCCAGCAGGAAATCCATCGGTTCGCCACGCAGGACACCGTGGAAATGGCGTTCTAG
- a CDS encoding MFS transporter, which yields MDTHGYSAAERLERLPISGYHRIIFIIIALAFFFDSMDLAMMTFLLGSIKAEFGLSTAQAGLLASSSFFGMVLGASLSGMLADRFGRKPVFQWSIVLWGVASYLCSTAQSVDSLMLFRILLGIGMGMEFPIAQSMLSELIPATRRGRYIALMDGFWPLGFVAAGVLSYFLLPVIGWRDIFLVLAVPAVFVLVIRFFIPESPRWLEQAGRGDEADAVLKRIEDKVRASLGRGELPEPIRLPRGESTPGNFFSALAQIWSPLYCQRTMMIWSVWFFALLGFYGLTSWLSALLQQSGFAVTQSVYYTVLISLGGIPGFLMAAWLVERWGRKPVCVVTLLGGGVMAFLYGQSAVFGGNVGLLIGTGLLMQFFLFGMWAVLYTYTPELYPTSARATGSGFASAVGRIGSLLGPLVTGLVFPITGQGGVFALGALCFAVAAGVVWLFGVETRGKTLEELSEGTVAG from the coding sequence ATGGATACTCACGGCTACAGCGCGGCGGAACGTCTGGAGCGACTGCCCATCAGCGGCTACCACCGGATTATTTTCATCATTATTGCCTTGGCGTTTTTCTTCGACTCCATGGACCTGGCCATGATGACGTTCCTGCTGGGCTCGATCAAAGCCGAGTTTGGCTTAAGCACCGCCCAGGCAGGTTTGCTCGCCAGCTCCAGTTTCTTTGGCATGGTACTGGGAGCATCGCTGTCGGGCATGCTGGCCGATCGGTTCGGGCGCAAGCCGGTGTTCCAGTGGAGCATCGTGTTGTGGGGCGTCGCCAGTTATTTGTGCTCGACCGCCCAGAGCGTCGATTCACTGATGCTGTTCCGCATCCTGCTGGGTATCGGCATGGGCATGGAGTTTCCGATCGCTCAGTCGATGCTCTCGGAACTGATCCCGGCCACACGCCGAGGCCGCTATATCGCGTTGATGGATGGCTTCTGGCCGTTGGGTTTCGTGGCGGCGGGCGTGCTGTCATATTTCCTGTTGCCGGTGATCGGCTGGCGCGACATCTTCCTGGTGTTGGCGGTGCCGGCGGTGTTCGTCCTGGTCATTCGCTTCTTCATTCCCGAGTCGCCGCGCTGGCTGGAACAGGCCGGCCGGGGGGACGAGGCGGACGCCGTGCTCAAGCGAATCGAAGACAAGGTCCGAGCCTCGTTGGGACGTGGAGAATTGCCTGAACCGATTCGTCTGCCGAGGGGCGAGAGCACGCCGGGCAATTTCTTTTCGGCCCTGGCGCAGATCTGGTCACCGCTGTATTGCCAGCGCACGATGATGATCTGGAGCGTCTGGTTCTTCGCCTTGCTCGGTTTTTATGGCCTGACGTCCTGGCTCAGTGCCTTGTTGCAGCAGTCCGGATTCGCCGTGACCCAGTCGGTGTATTACACCGTGCTGATTTCCTTGGGCGGGATTCCCGGCTTCCTCATGGCGGCGTGGCTAGTGGAGCGCTGGGGACGTAAACCGGTGTGCGTGGTCACGTTGCTGGGTGGCGGGGTGATGGCGTTTCTTTATGGTCAGAGCGCGGTGTTTGGCGGCAACGTGGGCCTGCTCATCGGCACCGGGCTTTTGATGCAGTTCTTCCTGTTCGGCATGTGGGCGGTGCTCTACACCTACACGCCAGAGCTGTACCCCACCTCGGCACGGGCCACGGGCTCGGGTTTTGCCTCGGCTGTCGGTCGCATTGGTTCGCTGCTCGGGCCCCTGGTCACCGGATTGGTGTTTCCCATTACCGGACAGGGCGGTGTGTTCGCCCTGGGCGCGCTGTGCTTCGCCGTGGCGGCGGGGGTGGTCTGGTTGTTTGGCGTGGAGACGCGGGGCAAGACATTGGAGGAGTTGAGCGAGGGTACGGTGGCCGGTTAA
- a CDS encoding adenosine deaminase — protein sequence MYDWLNALPKAELHLHLEGSLEPELLFALAERNKIALPWSDVDTLRKAYAFNNLQEFLDLYYQGADVLRTSQDFYDLTWAYLLRCKAQNVIHTEPFFDPQTHTDRGVPFEVVLNGIAAALKDGEQQLGITSGLILSFLRHLSEEQAEKTLDQALPFRDAFVAVGLDSSEMGHPPSKFQRVFDRARNEGFLTVAHAGEEGPPEYIWQALDLLKIQRIDHGVRAIEDERLMQRIIDEQIPLTVCPLSNTKLCVFDDMSQHNILDMLERGVKVTVNSDDPAYFGGYVTENFHALHTHLGMTQDQATRLAQNSLDARLVKP from the coding sequence ATGTACGACTGGCTGAACGCCTTGCCCAAGGCTGAACTGCATTTGCATCTGGAAGGCTCGCTGGAGCCCGAGCTGCTGTTCGCCCTGGCCGAACGCAACAAGATCGCCCTGCCGTGGAGCGACGTGGACACCCTGCGCAAGGCCTATGCCTTCAACAATCTGCAGGAATTCCTCGACCTGTATTACCAGGGCGCCGACGTGTTGCGCACCTCCCAGGATTTCTACGACCTGACCTGGGCCTACCTGTTGCGCTGCAAGGCGCAGAACGTGATTCACACCGAACCGTTCTTCGACCCGCAGACTCACACCGACCGTGGTGTCCCGTTCGAAGTGGTGCTCAACGGCATCGCCGCGGCCCTCAAGGACGGTGAACAGCAACTGGGCATCACCAGCGGCCTGATCCTGAGTTTCCTGCGCCACCTGAGCGAAGAACAGGCCGAGAAAACCCTCGACCAGGCGCTGCCGTTCCGCGACGCGTTCGTGGCCGTGGGTCTGGACAGTTCGGAAATGGGTCACCCGCCGAGCAAGTTCCAGCGGGTATTCGACCGTGCACGCAACGAGGGCTTCCTGACCGTTGCCCACGCCGGTGAAGAAGGCCCGCCCGAGTACATCTGGCAAGCCCTGGACCTGTTGAAGATCCAGCGCATCGACCACGGCGTGCGGGCCATTGAAGATGAACGACTGATGCAGCGGATCATCGACGAACAGATCCCGCTGACGGTCTGCCCGTTGTCCAACACCAAGTTGTGTGTGTTCGACGACATGTCGCAACACAACATCCTCGACATGCTCGAACGCGGAGTGAAGGTGACGGTCAATTCCGATGACCCGGCGTACTTCGGCGGCTACGTCACCGAAAACTTCCACGCGCTGCACACCCATCTGGGGATGACCCAGGACCAGGCCACACGCCTGGCGCAGAACAGCTTGGATGCACGGCTGGTAAAACCCTAA
- a CDS encoding 2-oxoglutarate and iron-dependent oxygenase domain-containing protein, translating to MNSLPIIDISPLYGDSPSAWQSVANQIDQACRQWGFFYIKGHPISPARITEVLDHAQRFFRLPVEEKLKIDITQTRHHRGYGAVATEQLDPAKPSDLKETFDMGLHLPADHPDVLAHKPLRGPNRHPDLAGWEPLMEQHYRDMQALAQTLLRAMTLALGIERDFFDTRFTEPVSVLRLIHYPPRHTASSAEQQGAGAHTDYGCITLLYQDAAGGLQVRNVNGQWIDAPPIDGTFVVNLGDMMARWSNDRYLSTPHRVISPLGVDRYSMPFFAEPHPDTQIQCLPGCQDEGHPPKYPTTTCAEFLLSRFADTYAYRREQQAV from the coding sequence ATGAACAGCCTTCCCATCATCGACATCAGCCCGCTCTACGGCGATAGCCCCAGCGCCTGGCAATCGGTCGCCAACCAGATCGACCAGGCCTGCCGCCAGTGGGGCTTTTTCTACATCAAGGGTCACCCCATCAGCCCGGCTCGCATCACCGAAGTCCTGGACCATGCCCAACGCTTCTTCAGGCTGCCGGTAGAAGAAAAACTCAAGATCGACATCACCCAGACCCGCCATCATCGCGGCTACGGCGCCGTCGCCACCGAACAACTGGACCCGGCCAAACCCAGCGACCTGAAAGAAACCTTCGACATGGGCCTGCACTTGCCGGCCGATCATCCCGACGTGCTGGCGCACAAGCCTCTGCGCGGTCCTAACCGACACCCGGATCTGGCGGGCTGGGAACCCCTGATGGAGCAGCATTACCGCGACATGCAGGCCCTTGCCCAAACCCTGCTGCGCGCCATGACCCTGGCCCTCGGCATCGAGCGGGACTTCTTCGACACGCGCTTCACCGAGCCTGTGAGCGTGCTGCGCCTGATTCACTATCCGCCGCGTCACACCGCCAGCTCTGCCGAGCAGCAAGGTGCCGGCGCCCATACCGATTACGGCTGCATCACCCTGCTCTACCAGGACGCCGCTGGTGGCCTGCAAGTGCGCAACGTCAACGGCCAATGGATCGACGCGCCGCCCATCGACGGCACGTTCGTGGTCAACCTCGGCGACATGATGGCGCGCTGGAGCAACGACCGTTACCTGTCCACCCCCCACCGGGTGATCAGCCCGCTGGGGGTAGACCGCTACTCGATGCCGTTCTTTGCCGAGCCGCACCCCGATACGCAGATCCAATGCCTGCCCGGTTGTCAGGATGAGGGCCACCCACCGAAGTACCCGACCACCACCTGCGCCGAATTCCTGCTGTCACGCTTCGCTGACACCTATGCTTATCGGCGGGAACAACAGGCGGTGTAG